The region GaattcttttcacaatatttacatttgtaTAGTTTCTTTGGTATGGATCCTTTCACGTTTAGTCTTACTACTTGTTTGtaagaaactcttttcacaatttAGTGACATTGGTATGGTCTCTCTTTGGAGTGAATCCTTTCATGCGTAGTCTTGTGACTTGAAGTTGAGAAACtctgttcacaatatttacattggtatggtttctctttagtgtgaatcctttcatgtgtaaTCTGGCTACTTGCacgtgagaaactcttttcacaatatttacactggtatggcttctctttggtatggatcctttcatgtacagtcttgtctCCGGCccgtgagaaactcttttcacaatagttacattggtatggtttctctttggtgtgaatcctttcatgtacagtcttttgacttgaagttgagaaactcttttcgcaatatttacattggtagggcttctctttggtgtgaatcctttcatgtacaatCTGGATATTTGCacgtgagaaactcttttcacaatagttacattggtatggtttctctttggtgtgaacccgttcatgtacagtcttttgacttgaagttgagaaactcttttcacaatatttacattggtatggtttctctttagtgtgaatcctttcatgtgtaaTCTGGCTACTTGAacgtgagaaactcttttcacaatatttacactggtatagcttctctttggtatggatcctCTCATGTATAGTCTTGTCTCCGGCCTgagagaaactcttttcacaatagttacattggtatggtttctctttggtgtgaatcctttcatgcacAGTCTTGTGAACTGCCTGTgtgaaactcttttcacaatatttacattggtatggtttctctttagtgtgaatcctttcatgtgtaaTCTGGCTACTTGAacgtgagaaactcttttcacaatatttacactggtatagcttctctttggtatggatcctCTCATGTATAGTCTTGTCTCCGGCCTGTAAGAAACTCTtctcacaatatttacattggtatggtttctctttggtgtgaatcctttcatgtgaaGTCTTGCGACTTGCATgcgagaaactcttttcacagtatttacattggtatggtctcTCTTTGGTGTGactcctttcatgtacagtcttgtgacttgaagttgagaaactcttttcacaatatttacattggtatggcttctctttggtgtgactcctttcatgtacagtcttgttacttgaagttgagaaactcttttcacaatatttacattggtatggtttctctttggtgtgactcctttcatgtacagtcctttgacttgaagttgagaaactcttttcacaatatttacattggtatggcttctctttggtgtgaatcctttcatgtacagtcttgtctCCGGCCTGTAAGAAACTCTtctcacaatatttacattggtatggcttctctttggtatggatcctTTCAAGTTCAGTCTTGACTCCGGactgtgagaaactcttttcacaatagttacattggtatggcttttctttggtgtgactcctttcatgtacagtcttgtgacttgaagttgagaaactcttttcacaatatttacattggtatggcttctctttggtgtgactcctttcatgtacagtcttgttacttgaagttgagaaactcttttcacaatatttacattggtatggtttctctttggtgtgactcctttcatgtacagtcctttgacttgaagttgagaaactcttttcacaatatttacattggtatggcttctctttggtgtgaatcctttcatgtataatCTGTGTACATGGGTAGGAGAAACtcctgttgcaatatttacattggtatggtttcactGTACAAATCCTTTTATGTATAGTCTGTGCTCTGTACCAGTACCTGTTTAATTTTGCTCTATGTCTTATCACATGTTTCACATAATATGTCAAATTACTGTAAAATCGTCTGCAGTAGATACATCTGTATGGTTGAAAACTGTTTGCATAATTTGACTCAAGCTGTACTTGATATGTCCTGCCACGTAAATGCTGAAATTGGAGTCTATTCTTCATAGCtctgaaaagagaaagaaaagatattattattaatcagcAAAAAGAATTGTTTTAGAAGTAATTGCATGGATATGAGGCCACAAAAAAgagatttgtctcatgtccccgCACACATTTGATTTATACTGCACGTATGCTGGAGCAAAATGGCAGAAGCTGAGACTAgttcaggtatactagtctcagggcagaagttgattttattttgtattttattttacattttaaagaattttGGCCGAAAATCAGCTGTTCCGTTAttgtaaagtttgacataataGATTAGAGAGGGTGTTTTCTTTGTACCGGCGTCGCCATTTTATAACTGTGGTGCTGCCAATGAAAAGAAgggattttcaacaacaaaaatggaGAAGGGCATTTTAATTGGCATGTTTCAGAAATAAGAGGGTGTTTAATTtacactgggcgccgccatcttgtgcggtttgcgatttcttcaaaaccgcacagacaaTTATTTTATAAGTGCAGTGCTGCTAATGAAAAGAAGGGATTTGAATTTTTTCTAAATTTGAGAGGGCGTTTTCTTTGTGCGATTTTGTTGGGTAGAAAAGTAATAAGAATAGAGAGTGCGTGTAGAAACTGTGCGGTGCTCCCGATGAAAAGAAGGGATTTTTAAATTTGTGGTGCTACTACTGTAAAAGAGGGATCTACGTCATTGTAAAGTGACATCATTGTAAAGTGACATAATAGATTTGAGAGGGCGTTTTTCTTTGTACTGGGCGCTGCCATGTTGTGTGATTTTGTTAGGTAGAAAACCGCACAGGAATCACTGTGGCACCACATGTGTACACTCAtgtccgactaaggctactgacaatagcctggtaattgacctctctgtgtgtgagtgagcatgtatacaccattgatgaggtcaatggtcatatgcttttagactgcttgcacaaGTTAGTGCAGCTATAGtctgaataatcagacccagaacaaaatattaatttctgatatgatcctgttctgggtctgaactgtttccatatgaaatcttgatggcaaattggacaatagaagcacatggttctatgtgacagctttttaatccctattcatgttacgtgcaTCACGCTATtatggaccatccttctgatacttgagtgtttggacaagcggaacggtcttttgtctacctctctgtttgtaaacaaaccaggaggtcgaaatcatcctcctcgccgaatacaaaaaagtcagcgtaatagtacggcattagtgcagctagcctacgctgcactatagtATAGTTCGGCAAATataaaatcataatatttttgtcagtttttgagttcaagacgcaatggttctttctcaagacgcggTTAACGAATATCATATCCattgaacacgtatattcaagtgaaaggaacaaaatctggcttctttagactaaatcaattaggggagatattcatcattttctaccccggacccggtatccaaagatttatcgtctgaatatcaaatcgtacatagcacattcacgtgtatcgatcccgggtattcatttcagtgtctctgctgtataatgtaattattaaccgggcgatgtcggtgtgcgttgtAACGTACGATAGTTATGATCATATTAAATTCATGAATTTAATAAGCTTACCTGCTTGGCcaatagctcgttcacgtagcggtttcgttgtcccactggcctactagcTCCTACTTCACGTataaacgtagattgcctggcgatcggagtgttatcgtcagagcacctc is a window of Amphiura filiformis chromosome 2, Afil_fr2py, whole genome shotgun sequence DNA encoding:
- the LOC140146251 gene encoding uncharacterized protein, which codes for MKNRLQFQHLRGRTYQVQLESNYANSFQPYRCIYCRRFYSNLTYYVKHVIRHRAKLNRYWYRAQTIHKRICTVKPYQCKYCNRSFSYPCTQIIHERIHTKEKPYQCKYCEKSFSTSSQRTVHERSHTKEKPYQCKYCEKSFSTSSNKTVHERSHTKEKPYQCKYCEKSFSTSSHKTVHERSHTKEKPYQCNYCEKSFSQSGVKTELERIHTKEKPYQCKYCEKSFLQAGDKTVHERIHTKEKPYQCKYCEKSFSTSSQRTVHERSHTKEKPYQCKYCEKSFSTSSNKTVHERSHTKEKPYQCKYCEKSFSTSSHKTVHERSHTKERPYQCKYCEKSFSHASRKTSHERIHTKEKPYQCKYCEKSFLQAGDKTIHERIHTKEKLYQCKYCEKSFSRSSSQITHERIHTKEKPYQCKYCEKSFTQAVHKTVHERIHTKEKPYQCNYCEKSFSQAGDKTIHERIHTKEKLYQCKYCEKSFSRSSSQITHERIHTKEKPYQCKYCEKSFSTSSQKTVHERVHTKEKPYQCNYCEKSFSRANIQIVHERIHTKEKPYQCKYCEKSFSTSSQKTVHERIHTKEKPYQCNYCEKSFSRAGDKTVHERIHTKEKPYQCKYCEKSFSRASSQITHERIHTKEKPYQCKYCEQSFSTSSHKTTHERIHSKERPYQCH